In Deinococcus sp. QL22, the following are encoded in one genomic region:
- a CDS encoding sulfurtransferase — MTQQANYAKDVLVNTDWVAANLNTPGVRLIEVNEDILLYDTGHIPGAVKVDWQGDFWHPVERDFITADEVSALLGRLGIKEDDQIVLYGDKSNWWASYAYWFLSYSGVKHLKLMNGGRQKWVAEGREQTTDATEVTPTTYPKLTRDESLRAYRDEVRAHLESVKAGTGALVDVRSPDEFSGKVTHMPAYPQEGVLRGGHIPGARSIPWAKATNEDGTFKSADELTALYGGEGVTPDKDVIAYCRIAERSSHSWFVLRELLGYPNVRNYDGSWTEWGNGVGLPIEKTYSEA; from the coding sequence ATGACCCAGCAAGCGAACTATGCCAAAGACGTACTGGTTAACACCGATTGGGTGGCCGCCAACCTTAATACTCCCGGCGTGCGCCTGATCGAAGTGAACGAAGACATCTTGCTGTACGACACCGGCCATATTCCCGGCGCGGTGAAGGTGGACTGGCAGGGCGACTTCTGGCATCCCGTGGAGCGCGACTTTATTACCGCCGATGAAGTGTCGGCGCTGCTGGGCCGTCTGGGCATCAAGGAAGACGACCAGATCGTGCTGTACGGCGACAAGAGTAACTGGTGGGCTTCCTACGCCTACTGGTTCCTGAGCTACAGCGGCGTGAAGCACCTGAAGCTGATGAACGGGGGCCGCCAGAAGTGGGTTGCAGAAGGCCGTGAGCAGACCACGGACGCTACCGAAGTCACGCCCACCACCTACCCCAAACTGACCCGCGACGAGAGCCTGCGGGCCTACCGCGATGAAGTGCGGGCGCACCTGGAGAGCGTGAAGGCCGGAACGGGCGCGCTGGTAGACGTTCGCAGCCCCGACGAGTTTTCGGGCAAGGTCACGCACATGCCTGCCTACCCGCAAGAAGGCGTGCTGCGCGGCGGCCACATTCCCGGCGCACGCAGCATCCCCTGGGCCAAGGCCACCAACGAAGACGGCACCTTCAAGAGCGCCGACGAGTTGACCGCACTCTACGGCGGCGAAGGCGTGACGCCCGACAAAGACGTGATCGCGTACTGCCGCATTGCCGAGCGTTCCAGCCACAGTTGGTTCGTGCTGCGCGAACTGTTGGGCTACCCCAACGTCCGCAACTACGACGGCTCGTGGACAGAGTGGGGCAACGGCGTCGGCCTGCCCATCGAAAAGACCTACAGCGAGGCGTAA
- a CDS encoding SufE family protein, with translation MTADSTPPTAPLPEKLQVIVDLFRRAPKPLRLQALLEYSRKLPPLPQHYLDHPEFLQPVPECASPFFLVTKEVDGGVQMFFKVPEEAPTVRGYAGILSEALNGESPETILSVPDQFYMDMGLTELITPMRLRGMGAILMRLKRDVQTHAEGA, from the coding sequence ATGACCGCCGACTCTACCCCCCCCACTGCGCCTCTGCCCGAAAAACTCCAAGTCATCGTGGACTTGTTCCGCCGTGCGCCCAAGCCGCTGCGCCTCCAGGCCCTCCTGGAATACAGCCGCAAATTGCCGCCCCTGCCGCAACACTACCTAGACCACCCCGAATTTTTGCAGCCCGTGCCGGAATGCGCCAGCCCATTTTTTCTGGTGACGAAAGAGGTAGACGGCGGCGTGCAAATGTTCTTCAAAGTGCCCGAAGAAGCCCCCACCGTGCGCGGCTACGCAGGTATTCTGAGCGAGGCGCTGAACGGCGAAAGCCCCGAAACCATCCTGAGTGTGCCCGATCAGTTTTATATGGATATGGGCCTGACCGAACTGATTACGCCCATGCGTCTGCGTGGCATGGGCGCCATTCTGATGCGGTTGAAGCGGGATGTGCAGACGCACGCTGAAGGCGCGTAA
- a CDS encoding dienelactone hydrolase → MKRLGSFMTFAALLSAGSLTSCSLLAPGMAQGKASMTVLPPLSVPGDLRPDAPTLSARGSYAVGVQTLKLVNPGQLDIVNAPKEGATPRYDRPLTVEVWYPTAGASGVGATTYADVLGSGPNDPKRPNTPFTTPGRAIRNAAANLQGGPFPLVIVSHGYPGSRSLMTYLTENLASKGYIVAAIDHTDSTHGDKVAFASTLLNRPLDDIFVLNEMARLGAAGSGNGLSGMVNADQTGLVGYSMGGYGALNAAGAGFGPQMLPLVPGGALAARQTGAYATDPRIKAVVAFAPWGSDAAVRSIGVNFGGKYGFWDEAGLAALKVPTMFIVGDKDDVAGYTGGVKSLFENAVNAERYMLVYQNASHNSAPNPPPAATLNSFDDYMHYAEPAWDMGRLNNINQHFVTAFLDNKLKGMASAAAYLNVATPLSNDGKFSRNADGTAKADDTYWPGFQNRTARGMEFYKMMPK, encoded by the coding sequence ATGAAACGACTTGGCTCCTTTATGACATTTGCGGCGCTGCTCTCTGCTGGCTCTCTCACCTCTTGCAGCCTGCTGGCTCCGGGCATGGCTCAGGGAAAAGCGTCTATGACGGTGTTGCCACCTCTGTCGGTTCCCGGCGACCTGCGCCCCGATGCACCCACCCTCAGCGCACGCGGCAGCTACGCAGTCGGCGTGCAAACGCTGAAGCTGGTGAATCCCGGCCAACTGGACATCGTGAACGCGCCCAAAGAGGGGGCCACGCCGCGCTATGACCGCCCGCTGACGGTGGAAGTCTGGTATCCCACGGCGGGCGCGAGTGGGGTGGGCGCGACCACCTACGCCGATGTGCTGGGCAGCGGCCCCAACGATCCCAAGCGGCCCAACACTCCGTTCACCACGCCCGGACGCGCCATCCGCAACGCTGCGGCCAACCTTCAGGGGGGGCCATTTCCGCTGGTCATCGTGTCTCACGGCTATCCTGGCAGCCGCTCCCTGATGACCTACCTCACCGAGAATCTGGCGAGCAAGGGCTACATCGTGGCCGCCATAGACCATACCGACAGCACGCACGGCGACAAGGTGGCCTTTGCCAGCACGCTACTGAACCGCCCGCTGGACGACATTTTTGTGTTGAATGAAATGGCGCGGCTGGGAGCGGCAGGCAGCGGCAATGGCCTGAGCGGGATGGTAAATGCCGACCAGACCGGGCTGGTGGGATACAGCATGGGCGGTTACGGCGCTCTGAACGCGGCGGGCGCAGGCTTTGGCCCGCAGATGCTGCCGCTGGTGCCCGGGGGCGCGTTGGCCGCCCGCCAGACCGGAGCCTACGCCACCGATCCCCGCATCAAGGCGGTGGTTGCCTTCGCTCCTTGGGGCAGCGACGCCGCCGTGCGCTCCATCGGTGTAAATTTTGGCGGCAAATACGGCTTCTGGGATGAGGCTGGCCTGGCCGCGCTGAAGGTGCCCACCATGTTCATCGTGGGCGACAAGGATGATGTGGCAGGCTACACGGGCGGCGTGAAATCCCTGTTCGAGAACGCTGTGAACGCCGAGCGGTACATGCTGGTCTACCAGAATGCCAGTCACAACTCGGCCCCCAATCCGCCCCCCGCCGCCACGCTGAACAGCTTCGACGACTACATGCACTACGCCGAACCCGCCTGGGACATGGGCCGCCTGAACAACATCAACCAGCATTTCGTGACGGCTTTCCTGGACAACAAGCTGAAGGGCATGGCCTCTGCCGCCGCCTACCTGAACGTCGCCACGCCCCTCTCCAACGACGGCAAATTCAGCCGTAACGCCGATGGCACGGCCAAAGCCGACGACACCTACT
- a CDS encoding DUF2089 domain-containing protein, with the protein MPRPLPLPFPDETEAPTVTELRFPSSGVTVRGDFTLNEFATLTPDNLEFLRLYVRVRGNLKEVERVLGVSYPTVRARFDTLLRAIGYEPEAADPQSEVLERLERGEITPDEAARKLRR; encoded by the coding sequence ATGCCCCGCCCCCTGCCCCTCCCTTTCCCCGATGAAACAGAAGCGCCCACCGTGACTGAACTGCGGTTTCCCAGCAGCGGCGTCACGGTGCGCGGCGATTTTACCCTCAACGAATTTGCGACCCTCACACCTGACAATCTGGAATTCCTGCGCCTGTACGTGCGGGTACGCGGCAACCTGAAGGAAGTGGAGCGGGTGCTGGGGGTAAGTTACCCCACTGTCCGCGCCCGTTTTGATACCCTGCTGCGGGCCATCGGCTACGAACCCGAAGCCGCCGACCCCCAGTCGGAAGTGCTGGAACGGCTGGAACGCGGAGAGATTACGCCGGATGAGGCGGCACGGAAGCTGCGGCGATAG